A region of the Acidobacteriota bacterium genome:
GGAGCTCGAGGGGTTCCGCCTGCGCGTCGTCAAGGACCGCCCGGTGAACGGCGCCCCCGAGGGCGCGGTGGCGGTCCCCCTGCCGGCCGCCGTCCCGGCCGCCCCGGCCGCGGCGACCCCGCCCGCCCCCGAGACCGCTTCCGCCGGTGCGGCGGTGGAGAAGGCGCCTGCCGCCGCGGAGGCCGAGATC
Encoded here:
- a CDS encoding acetyl-CoA carboxylase, biotin carboxyl carrier protein gives rise to the protein MDAREIKDLLRFVKNAGFHEVELELEGFRLRVVKDRPVNGAPEGAVAVPLPAAVPAAPAAATPPAPETASAGAAVEKAPAAAEAEI